In Moorella sp. Hama-1, a single genomic region encodes these proteins:
- the glnA gene encoding type I glutamate--ammonia ligase gives MNEQLTKEDVLQRVKEMNVRFIRLQFTDIFGVLKNVAITPAELEKALDGELMFDGSSIHGFVRIEESDMYLRPDPSTFAIFPWRPMDGAVARLICDVYNPDGTPFAGCPRGVLKKALAEAEAMGYTMYAGPEAEFFLFHTDGKNPTLETQDQAGYFDLSPVDLGEDARRDMVLSLEAMGFEIEASHHEVAPGQHEIDFKYDNALATADKIATFKFVVRTIAQRHGLHATFMPKPVAGINGSGMHTNQSLFKDGKNAFYDPEAPLQLSEVTYHYIGGLMRHARAMVAITNPTINSYKRLVPGFEAPVYIAWSPRNRSPLIRVPAKRGASTRIELRNPDPACNPYLALAVMLKAGLDGIKNKIQPPAPTERNIYEMTAAERRDLGIGSLPGDLKEALAELAGDQVIREALGEHIYERFVEAKQKEWDEYRLQVHPWEVQQYLTMF, from the coding sequence ATGAACGAGCAGTTGACCAAAGAAGACGTCCTGCAACGTGTCAAAGAAATGAATGTCCGTTTTATCCGGCTCCAATTCACCGATATCTTCGGGGTGCTCAAAAACGTGGCCATAACCCCGGCCGAATTAGAGAAAGCCCTGGACGGGGAATTAATGTTCGATGGCTCTTCCATCCACGGTTTCGTTCGCATCGAGGAATCCGACATGTACCTGCGGCCTGACCCGTCTACCTTCGCCATTTTCCCCTGGCGGCCCATGGACGGGGCCGTAGCCCGGCTAATCTGTGACGTTTATAACCCCGACGGCACCCCCTTTGCCGGCTGCCCCCGGGGAGTTCTGAAAAAGGCCCTGGCTGAAGCTGAGGCCATGGGCTATACCATGTATGCCGGCCCGGAGGCGGAGTTTTTCCTCTTTCACACCGACGGTAAAAACCCAACCCTGGAAACCCAGGACCAGGCCGGTTACTTCGACCTGTCGCCAGTCGATCTGGGAGAAGACGCCCGCCGGGATATGGTCCTCTCCCTGGAGGCCATGGGCTTTGAGATTGAAGCCTCCCACCATGAAGTGGCTCCCGGTCAGCACGAGATTGACTTCAAATATGATAACGCCCTGGCCACAGCCGACAAGATAGCCACCTTCAAATTCGTCGTCCGTACCATTGCCCAGCGCCATGGCCTGCATGCCACCTTCATGCCCAAACCAGTTGCCGGGATCAACGGTTCGGGCATGCATACCAACCAATCATTATTTAAAGACGGGAAGAATGCTTTTTACGACCCAGAGGCACCCCTGCAGCTAAGCGAGGTGACTTACCACTATATTGGTGGCCTGATGCGCCACGCCCGGGCCATGGTCGCCATTACCAACCCAACTATCAATTCTTACAAACGCCTGGTACCAGGTTTTGAGGCCCCGGTATATATCGCCTGGTCCCCCCGCAATCGCAGCCCCTTGATTCGCGTACCGGCCAAGCGCGGGGCCTCAACTAGAATAGAATTACGCAATCCCGACCCGGCCTGCAACCCCTACCTGGCCCTGGCCGTAATGCTCAAAGCCGGGTTGGACGGGATTAAAAATAAGATCCAGCCCCCGGCTCCCACTGAACGTAATATCTACGAAATGACTGCCGCGGAACGCCGCGACCTGGGCATCGGCAGCCTGCCCGGGGATTTAAAGGAAGCCCTGGCGGAACTGGCCGGGGACCAGGTTATCCGGGAAGCCCTGGGCGAGCATATTTACGAACGTTTTGTCGAAGCCAAACAGAAGGAATGGGATGAGTACCGTCTCCAGGTTCATCCCTGGGAAGTACAGCAATACTTGACTATGTTTTAA
- a CDS encoding DUF1614 domain-containing protein, whose protein sequence is MLWPLLFLFLFIPMLLASIFLNLAVFSFARLGLSPAGAMLLLSASIIGGLINIPISRRRLHIEERRYGPFPFFFYYPPQVSYQLLCINVGGAVIPILFSLHLLTTRAPLVPALLATLIVTVVAKLLARVVPGVGISIPTFIPPIVAALAAVIVAPHNAAPVAYIAGALGTLLGADILNLGAICRLQSQVVSIGGAGVFDGIFLVALAAALLT, encoded by the coding sequence ATGCTCTGGCCGTTACTGTTCCTGTTTTTATTTATCCCCATGCTCCTGGCCTCCATCTTTCTTAATCTGGCCGTCTTCTCCTTCGCCCGTTTGGGCCTCTCCCCAGCCGGGGCGATGTTATTGCTCTCAGCTTCAATCATCGGCGGCCTGATTAATATCCCCATTTCCCGCCGCCGGCTCCATATCGAGGAGCGTCGTTACGGCCCCTTCCCCTTCTTTTTCTACTACCCACCCCAGGTGAGCTACCAGCTCCTTTGCATCAATGTCGGTGGGGCGGTGATCCCCATTCTCTTTTCCCTGCACCTCTTGACTACCAGAGCTCCTCTGGTACCCGCCCTGCTGGCCACCCTCATTGTTACCGTAGTCGCCAAACTCCTGGCCCGGGTGGTCCCGGGAGTAGGTATCTCTATTCCTACCTTTATCCCGCCCATAGTAGCCGCCCTGGCGGCCGTCATCGTCGCTCCCCATAACGCAGCCCCCGTGGCCTATATCGCCGGAGCCCTGGGGACCCTCCTGGGGGCAGATATCCTCAACCTGGGAGCCATTTGCCGGCTCCAGTCCCAGGTGGTCAGTATCGGCGGCGCCGGTGTCTTTGACGGCATCTTCCTGGTGGCCCTGGCGGCAGCCCTGCTGACTTAA
- the asnB gene encoding asparagine synthase (glutamine-hydrolyzing), which yields MCGITGWVDWEQDLTRQRPVLEAMTATLACRGPDATGTWISPRAALGHRRLIVVDPAGGGQPMVRRRGDQTFVVSYNGELYNTEDIRRELLARGYTFRGHSDTEVLLTAYMEWGPACVDHFNGIFAFAIWDAAAESLFLARDRLGVKPLFYTLFNSTFLFGSELKALLAHPAVTAEVDAEGLAEVFVLGPARTPGHGVFHNVAELKPGYYMIYDRQGLHWHQYWCLQSNPHPDDLETTTAKVRQLLEDTVERQLVADVPVCTLLSGGLDSSAVTAFAARTFQARGQGPVHTWSVDYVDNDRYFQPNHFQPNTDAPWVQLVSEHLGTTHHYVYIDTPELVNFLKAAMRARDLPGMADVDSSLLLFCREVKKEATVALSGEAADEVFGGYPWFRSEKALAADTFPWNRAGQERLRLLSPELRAVVRPEEYVARRYREALEEVPRLPGEEARAARLREISYLSLTRFMPVLLDRKDRMSMAAGLEVRVPYCDHRLVEYVWNIPWEMKFAGQMEKGILRRALEGLLPVEVITRRKSPYPKTYNPAYLEAVGNWILEILADTASPLLPFIDVPAVKALAMSREVFNLPWFGQLMSEPQLFAYLAQVDTWMREYRVTVR from the coding sequence ATGTGCGGAATTACCGGCTGGGTGGACTGGGAACAGGACCTCACCAGGCAAAGACCCGTCCTGGAAGCTATGACCGCCACCCTGGCCTGCCGGGGGCCGGATGCCACCGGGACCTGGATTTCACCCCGGGCGGCTCTGGGGCACCGCCGCTTAATTGTCGTTGACCCTGCCGGGGGCGGCCAGCCCATGGTCCGCCGCCGGGGTGACCAGACCTTTGTTGTTTCCTATAATGGCGAGCTTTACAACACCGAGGATATCCGGCGCGAACTCCTGGCCCGGGGGTATACCTTTCGCGGCCACTCGGACACGGAAGTTTTGCTGACGGCTTACATGGAATGGGGACCGGCCTGTGTGGACCATTTTAACGGCATCTTCGCCTTTGCTATCTGGGATGCGGCCGCGGAAAGCCTCTTTTTGGCCCGGGACCGGTTAGGAGTCAAACCCCTTTTTTATACCCTGTTTAATAGTACTTTTCTCTTTGGTTCGGAGTTGAAAGCCCTTCTAGCCCACCCGGCAGTCACGGCGGAGGTGGATGCCGAAGGCCTGGCCGAGGTCTTTGTCCTGGGGCCGGCCCGGACGCCGGGGCACGGGGTATTTCATAACGTGGCCGAATTAAAGCCCGGCTATTATATGATCTATGACCGGCAGGGCCTGCACTGGCACCAGTACTGGTGCCTGCAGAGTAACCCCCACCCGGACGACCTGGAGACAACCACCGCTAAAGTGCGCCAGCTACTGGAGGATACCGTGGAACGGCAGCTGGTAGCCGACGTACCTGTCTGCACCCTCCTCTCCGGCGGGCTGGACTCCAGCGCCGTTACCGCCTTCGCCGCCCGGACCTTTCAGGCCAGGGGCCAGGGTCCTGTCCATACCTGGTCGGTAGACTATGTCGATAATGACCGCTACTTTCAGCCCAACCACTTCCAGCCCAACACGGACGCCCCCTGGGTGCAGCTGGTTTCAGAGCACCTGGGAACCACCCACCACTATGTTTATATTGATACCCCGGAACTGGTTAACTTCCTGAAGGCGGCCATGCGGGCCCGGGACCTGCCGGGTATGGCCGACGTGGATTCCTCCCTGCTCCTCTTCTGCCGGGAGGTAAAAAAGGAAGCCACCGTTGCCCTTTCGGGGGAGGCTGCCGATGAAGTCTTCGGCGGTTATCCCTGGTTCCGGAGTGAAAAGGCCCTGGCGGCCGACACCTTCCCCTGGAACCGAGCCGGCCAGGAGCGACTGCGTCTTTTATCCCCGGAGTTAAGAGCTGTGGTCCGGCCCGAGGAATATGTAGCGCGGCGTTACCGGGAGGCTCTGGAGGAAGTGCCTCGCCTGCCGGGGGAGGAGGCCAGGGCGGCCCGGCTACGAGAGATCTCTTACCTGAGTCTCACCCGTTTCATGCCGGTGTTGCTGGATCGTAAGGACCGTATGAGCATGGCTGCGGGCCTGGAGGTCCGGGTGCCATACTGCGATCACCGTCTGGTGGAGTATGTCTGGAATATCCCCTGGGAGATGAAATTCGCCGGCCAGATGGAAAAGGGCATCCTGCGCCGGGCCCTGGAGGGTCTCTTGCCGGTGGAGGTGATCACCAGGCGCAAGAGCCCCTACCCCAAGACTTACAACCCGGCCTACCTGGAAGCCGTGGGCAACTGGATACTGGAGATCCTGGCGGATACCGCTTCGCCCCTGCTGCCTTTTATTGATGTGCCGGCAGTGAAAGCCCTGGCCATGTCTCGGGAAGTCTTTAACCTGCCCTGGTTCGGCCAGCTTATGAGCGAGCCCCAGCTCTTTGCCTACCTGGCCCAGGTTGATACCTGGATGCGGGAGTACCGGGTGACGGTACGGTAA
- a CDS encoding ammonium transporter produces MRRFELKKSVIIYGLILAAVLILYLALPAWAGDPTGANTGSAADIAAAQSGAPTLEELATAAGKLKIGLNFVWTLLAGFLVFFMQAGFALVETGFTRAKNAAHTMAMNLMVFLVGAVGFFVLGFGLMFGGLGAVANLGGTPSLVHELTAGGWGLLGLKGFFLNGDAYDVGVFALFLFQMVFMDTAVTIPTGAMAERVKFGAIVLGSFFIAMFLYPIFGNWVWGGGWLAQLGAKLGLGHGAVDFAGSGVVHSIGGAAGLAGALILGPRLGKYRDGKPAAIPGHDIPMAVLGTIILFFGWFGFNPGSTLSGGDLRIAVVAVNTMMAGAVGGLTSMLYTWWRQGKPDPSMMCNGVLAGLVAITAPCAFVNAPVACLIGAVAGVLVVWSVYFFDHVVKVDDPVGAISVHLVNGLWGLLAVGLFADGTYGAGWNGVGVDSYLGVAGQGVTGLFYGDPTQFVAQLINMVVVFIWGFGASYVFYKVLDRVMGIRVKPEAEDEGLDIPEIGALAYPDFMLTFSDAYSPEPAPAGKAAYAPQRQEIPVRN; encoded by the coding sequence ATGAGGCGTTTTGAATTGAAAAAATCCGTCATAATTTATGGATTAATCCTGGCCGCTGTGCTCATCCTTTACCTGGCCCTGCCGGCCTGGGCCGGGGACCCCACCGGAGCAAATACCGGTAGTGCCGCAGATATTGCGGCCGCCCAGAGCGGTGCACCGACCCTGGAAGAATTGGCGACGGCAGCGGGAAAGTTAAAGATAGGACTTAATTTTGTCTGGACCCTCCTGGCCGGTTTCCTGGTCTTCTTTATGCAGGCCGGTTTTGCTCTGGTGGAAACCGGTTTTACCCGCGCTAAAAACGCCGCCCATACCATGGCCATGAACCTCATGGTCTTTCTGGTCGGCGCGGTGGGTTTCTTCGTCCTTGGCTTCGGCCTGATGTTCGGCGGCCTGGGGGCGGTAGCCAACCTGGGCGGCACGCCGTCCTTAGTTCATGAGTTGACTGCCGGCGGCTGGGGACTCCTGGGCCTGAAAGGCTTTTTCCTGAATGGCGATGCCTATGACGTCGGCGTCTTTGCCCTCTTCCTTTTCCAAATGGTCTTTATGGATACGGCCGTGACTATCCCCACCGGCGCCATGGCCGAAAGGGTAAAATTCGGCGCCATTGTCCTGGGCTCCTTCTTCATCGCCATGTTCCTTTATCCCATCTTTGGCAACTGGGTCTGGGGCGGCGGCTGGCTGGCCCAACTGGGGGCGAAACTAGGCCTCGGCCACGGTGCCGTCGACTTTGCCGGTTCTGGTGTCGTCCACTCCATCGGCGGTGCGGCCGGCCTGGCGGGTGCCCTGATCCTGGGACCGCGCCTGGGTAAATACCGGGACGGTAAACCGGCGGCCATCCCCGGTCACGATATTCCCATGGCTGTCCTGGGAACCATCATCCTCTTCTTCGGCTGGTTCGGCTTTAACCCCGGCAGCACCCTATCCGGCGGTGACCTGCGTATCGCCGTGGTGGCTGTCAACACCATGATGGCCGGGGCTGTCGGGGGCCTGACCTCCATGCTTTACACCTGGTGGCGCCAGGGCAAGCCGGATCCCTCCATGATGTGCAACGGCGTCCTGGCCGGGCTGGTGGCCATTACTGCTCCTTGCGCCTTTGTTAACGCTCCCGTAGCCTGCCTCATCGGCGCCGTGGCCGGTGTCCTGGTGGTCTGGAGCGTATATTTCTTCGATCATGTCGTCAAGGTCGATGACCCGGTGGGCGCCATCTCCGTCCACCTGGTGAACGGCCTCTGGGGGCTCCTGGCGGTAGGTCTCTTTGCCGACGGCACCTACGGTGCCGGCTGGAACGGCGTCGGCGTCGACAGCTATCTGGGGGTAGCCGGCCAGGGGGTTACCGGCCTCTTTTACGGTGATCCCACCCAGTTTGTGGCCCAGCTGATCAACATGGTGGTAGTTTTTATCTGGGGCTTCGGTGCTTCCTATGTATTTTACAAGGTACTGGATCGGGTTATGGGTATCCGCGTTAAACCCGAGGCCGAGGATGAGGGCCTGGATATCCCCGAAATAGGCGCCCTGGCCTACCCCGACTTCATGCTGACCTTCAGCGATGCCTACAGCCCTGAACCAGCACCGGCCGGCAAGGCTGCTTACGCCCCACAGCGGCAGGAAATCCCGGTGCGCAATTAA
- a CDS encoding P-II family nitrogen regulator: MKKIEAIIRSSRLEAVKEALGKYNIHGLTVTHVLGCGLQRGQTEYYRGNLYTVNLLPKVKLEIIALDHRVPEIVEIISREARTGEIGDGKIFIYPVETAIRIRTGEQGEDAI, translated from the coding sequence GTGAAAAAAATCGAAGCCATCATCCGCTCCTCGCGCCTGGAGGCCGTCAAAGAAGCCCTGGGCAAGTACAACATCCACGGCCTGACGGTCACCCACGTCCTGGGATGCGGCCTCCAGCGAGGCCAGACGGAGTATTATCGCGGCAACCTGTATACCGTTAACCTGTTGCCCAAGGTAAAACTGGAGATTATCGCCTTGGACCACCGGGTGCCGGAAATAGTGGAGATAATCTCCCGAGAAGCCCGGACCGGTGAAATCGGTGACGGTAAAATCTTTATCTATCCCGTGGAAACTGCCATTCGCATTCGCACGGGCGAACAGGGCGAAGACGCCATCTAA
- a CDS encoding 8-oxoguanine deaminase, translating into MALLIKNISYVVTCNDQDEVLNDADILIEGPKIVSLGKNLKTNHQVATLNGNGMIAIPGLVNTHHHLYQTLFRGLPEVQDMPLFSWLTGLYQFWRHLTPEAVYYGALVGMSELLHTGCTLTADHHYVFPDGKAGNLIDSEIQAAQELGIRFHATRGSMSKGQNQGGLPPDAVVQKEDVILEDSLRLIEKYHHPEPYAMLRIALAPCSPFSVSLDLMKQARDLAREKQVMLHTHLAETKDEEKYCLENYNRRPAELMADLGWTGPDVWFAHAIHLNDAEIKRLSGSGVAHCPSSNMKLGSGICRTSELLKAGVKLSIAVDGSASNDASNIWEEVKRAYLLSHLYYGDQGLSAYQVLKLATRGGAAVLGRDDTGSIEIDKAADIVLIDLDDIAFTGCHDPVVALVCCGNCNIVNTTIVNGKIIVHNGELLTMDTRKIRNRAHSVARSLVELQRKGS; encoded by the coding sequence ATGGCATTATTAATAAAAAACATATCGTATGTAGTCACTTGTAATGATCAAGACGAAGTCTTAAACGATGCCGACATTTTAATCGAGGGTCCGAAGATCGTTTCTCTAGGTAAAAATTTAAAGACAAACCATCAAGTTGCTACCCTGAACGGGAATGGCATGATAGCCATACCGGGCCTGGTAAATACCCATCACCATTTATACCAGACCCTCTTCCGGGGATTGCCGGAAGTACAGGATATGCCCCTCTTTTCCTGGCTTACCGGCCTTTATCAGTTCTGGCGCCATCTAACGCCGGAAGCCGTTTATTATGGAGCCCTAGTTGGAATGAGTGAACTGTTGCACACCGGTTGTACCCTGACGGCCGATCATCACTATGTCTTTCCAGACGGTAAGGCTGGCAACCTAATTGATAGCGAGATTCAGGCAGCACAGGAGCTGGGAATCCGCTTTCACGCCACGCGAGGTTCAATGTCCAAAGGCCAAAACCAGGGCGGGTTGCCCCCTGATGCCGTTGTCCAAAAAGAAGATGTCATTTTAGAAGACTCCCTCAGGCTGATAGAAAAATACCATCATCCAGAACCCTATGCCATGCTGAGAATAGCCCTTGCCCCCTGCTCACCCTTTTCGGTAAGCCTGGATCTCATGAAGCAGGCCAGGGATTTGGCCCGGGAGAAACAGGTAATGCTCCATACCCATCTGGCAGAAACGAAAGATGAAGAGAAATACTGCCTGGAAAATTACAATCGCCGGCCGGCAGAGTTAATGGCAGATCTAGGCTGGACGGGGCCCGATGTTTGGTTCGCCCATGCCATTCACCTGAATGACGCGGAGATTAAAAGACTGTCCGGTTCCGGGGTCGCCCATTGCCCCTCATCTAATATGAAGCTGGGGAGCGGTATTTGCCGGACCAGTGAACTTTTAAAAGCAGGGGTTAAGCTGAGTATCGCTGTGGATGGTAGCGCCAGCAATGATGCCTCCAACATTTGGGAAGAAGTAAAGCGCGCCTATCTTTTAAGCCATTTATATTATGGCGATCAAGGACTTTCCGCCTATCAGGTACTTAAACTAGCCACCCGGGGAGGAGCGGCGGTACTGGGACGGGATGATACCGGGAGTATTGAAATAGATAAAGCCGCCGACATCGTCCTCATAGACCTCGACGATATCGCCTTCACCGGTTGCCACGATCCGGTAGTAGCTTTAGTCTGTTGCGGCAACTGTAATATCGTCAATACAACCATTGTTAACGGAAAAATTATAGTCCACAACGGCGAGCTTTTAACCATGGATACCCGCAAAATTAGAAACCGGGCCCACTCAGTGGCCAGGAGCTTGGTAGAACTCCAACGTAAGGGGAGTTAA
- a CDS encoding nucleoside phosphorylase: MSILNKVEVTLGKIQYHLRVKPGDVGKYVLLPGDPARSDRVAKYLDNARLIANNREYRTFTGYYKGIQVSVTSTGIGCPSASIAVEELANVGAEVFIRIGSSAALQPHIALGDLIISCGSMKNEGTSRFYVPDGFPAVPDFEFTSVLIDTARRLKEKLDYGLHVGICASDDSFYGETQEWIQKLTALGITNVEMESSAIFTVAHMRQKKAASICAVSGNLVTGEVVYETENTRLVEGWNKEIQVVLETIYNYEQIRKGQGQ; encoded by the coding sequence ATGTCCATACTGAACAAAGTTGAAGTGACACTAGGAAAGATCCAGTACCATTTACGTGTTAAACCTGGCGATGTCGGCAAATACGTTCTTCTACCAGGTGATCCCGCCCGTAGTGATCGCGTCGCCAAATACCTGGATAACGCCAGACTGATAGCCAATAACAGGGAATATAGAACTTTTACCGGTTATTACAAGGGCATCCAGGTCAGCGTAACTTCCACCGGAATAGGCTGTCCTTCTGCGTCCATTGCTGTTGAGGAGTTAGCTAATGTAGGAGCCGAGGTATTCATTCGCATTGGCAGTTCTGCTGCTTTACAGCCGCATATTGCCCTGGGTGATTTAATTATTTCCTGCGGTTCTATGAAAAATGAAGGTACCTCCAGGTTCTATGTGCCGGATGGGTTTCCGGCTGTACCGGACTTTGAATTTACCAGTGTATTAATCGACACGGCCCGCCGACTTAAGGAAAAACTTGATTATGGTCTCCACGTGGGTATTTGTGCTTCCGACGATAGTTTCTATGGGGAAACCCAGGAATGGATTCAAAAATTAACCGCTCTCGGTATCACCAACGTAGAAATGGAAAGCTCGGCAATCTTTACAGTAGCCCATATGAGACAAAAAAAGGCTGCCAGCATCTGCGCTGTCTCTGGTAACTTAGTAACCGGCGAGGTCGTTTATGAAACTGAGAATACCCGGCTGGTTGAGGGTTGGAATAAAGAGATACAGGTAGTGTTAGAAACCATCTACAATTATGAGCAGATCCGGAAGGGACAAGGACAATAA
- a CDS encoding ABC transporter permease: MSEFFSASLLSSTLTIATPLFIGALGGLFCERVGIVNVGLDGIMLAGAFAAAIASYYSQSAWLGVIIALLVGAVLGILHAVICVGFKADHVISGVSINILTSSVTVFLLQYLFGNKGQSPTCPKIGTLGASFSGIPFLGFILQSMSYLTVLGLVLIVLSHIFLYYTKTGLRLRSIGENPYAAQSLGIPVVNYMYASVIVGCALAGLAGAFLSIGMLNVFTKNMTAGRGFIALAAMIFGRWTPLGSLLTSLFFGYVLAWQLNTQGLSVPAQLVEAIPYITTLLVLAFVSKHARGPAHDGKIYNLNQN, encoded by the coding sequence ATGAGTGAGTTTTTTTCGGCCAGTCTTCTATCTTCTACTCTGACCATCGCTACTCCCCTGTTTATAGGTGCGCTGGGCGGGCTTTTCTGCGAACGGGTAGGGATCGTCAATGTCGGCCTGGATGGCATCATGCTGGCAGGCGCTTTTGCTGCGGCTATCGCTTCTTACTACAGCCAGTCAGCATGGCTAGGGGTAATAATCGCCTTACTAGTGGGTGCAGTTCTGGGTATCCTGCATGCAGTGATTTGTGTAGGTTTTAAAGCCGATCACGTCATTAGCGGGGTTTCAATCAATATTTTAACTTCCAGCGTGACGGTCTTTTTATTGCAGTATTTGTTTGGCAATAAAGGCCAGTCTCCTACCTGCCCCAAGATCGGTACCCTGGGGGCAAGCTTCAGTGGGATTCCCTTTTTGGGGTTTATCCTTCAAAGCATGAGTTATTTAACCGTCTTGGGCCTGGTTCTAATAGTTTTAAGCCATATCTTTTTATACTACACCAAAACGGGTTTACGCCTTCGTTCCATTGGTGAAAACCCCTATGCTGCCCAATCCTTAGGAATCCCGGTCGTGAACTATATGTATGCTAGCGTAATTGTTGGCTGTGCTCTAGCGGGACTTGCCGGTGCCTTCCTTTCGATAGGGATGCTCAATGTCTTCACGAAGAATATGACGGCCGGCCGCGGGTTTATAGCCCTGGCGGCCATGATTTTTGGTCGTTGGACGCCGCTAGGTTCCCTCCTGACCTCGCTTTTTTTTGGTTATGTACTAGCCTGGCAGCTTAATACCCAGGGATTGTCGGTACCGGCCCAGCTAGTTGAAGCAATACCTTATATAACTACCCTTTTAGTTCTAGCTTTTGTCTCCAAGCATGCCAGGGGCCCGGCCCATGATGGCAAGATATACAACTTAAATCAAAACTAA
- a CDS encoding ABC transporter permease, producing the protein MSRVKWSEGLWQLIPSVIAVIAALVIGAIIILAIGENPFDAYRAMLSGAFGDLSSLADTLQRATPYIFGALAFLVAAKAGLFNIGIEGQMYVGGMAAAIIGFSVPGLPLILHLFLALAGAMLMGLLWALIPGWLKVRAGVNEVISTIMLNYVAYSVTAYLTVHVFHEPGLIPQTFQVAPTAVLAPLLPPSKLNTGFILGLLLAVILWVYLFYTPGGYDLRVTGLSLPAARYAGINSERVIFNALLMSGAIGGLMGAERILGVYQRFIHSFSPGYGFTAIAVALLGQNNPLGIIPAAILFGALESGGTAMSLQVNVPRELGLILEALIIVFIAAQYFIKSRFVTIIKRGESHE; encoded by the coding sequence GTGAGCAGGGTAAAATGGAGTGAAGGATTATGGCAGTTAATACCTTCCGTGATAGCGGTAATAGCTGCCCTAGTGATAGGGGCCATTATAATTCTGGCCATCGGGGAAAATCCGTTTGACGCTTATAGGGCCATGTTGAGCGGTGCTTTTGGTGACCTCTCTAGTTTGGCTGATACCCTGCAACGTGCCACCCCCTATATTTTCGGCGCCCTGGCTTTTCTGGTAGCGGCCAAAGCGGGGCTGTTCAATATCGGTATCGAAGGTCAAATGTATGTAGGCGGGATGGCAGCGGCTATAATTGGTTTCAGCGTTCCGGGTCTTCCTTTAATTCTACATCTCTTCCTTGCTCTGGCAGGGGCTATGCTGATGGGTCTTTTATGGGCCTTAATTCCAGGTTGGCTGAAGGTTAGGGCCGGGGTAAACGAAGTAATATCTACCATTATGCTAAATTATGTGGCTTATTCTGTGACTGCCTACCTTACAGTACACGTCTTTCATGAACCGGGCTTGATACCGCAGACCTTTCAGGTAGCTCCTACAGCCGTCCTGGCTCCCCTTTTGCCGCCGTCTAAATTGAATACAGGATTTATATTAGGTCTTTTACTGGCCGTTATCCTCTGGGTGTATTTATTTTACACACCGGGGGGTTATGATTTGCGGGTCACAGGCCTCAGTTTACCTGCCGCAAGGTATGCCGGTATTAACAGCGAACGTGTTATTTTTAACGCCCTTTTGATGAGCGGTGCAATTGGTGGCCTCATGGGAGCAGAGCGCATCCTCGGTGTCTATCAGCGTTTCATCCATTCATTCTCACCCGGATATGGCTTTACAGCCATTGCGGTAGCTCTCTTGGGCCAGAATAACCCCCTTGGCATCATCCCCGCTGCTATTCTCTTTGGCGCCCTGGAAAGCGGGGGGACGGCCATGTCGCTCCAGGTTAATGTCCCCCGCGAATTGGGACTGATTCTTGAGGCTTTGATTATTGTTTTCATCGCTGCCCAGTATTTTATTAAAAGCCGTTTTGTGACCATTATAAAGAGGGGTGAGAGTCATGAGTGA